From the genome of Dethiosulfovibrio salsuginis, one region includes:
- a CDS encoding pyruvate, water dikinase regulatory protein, with translation MGRPIALISDSTGETAEYLVQAVLTQFQGLDVSFLRFRFVDSVEKIGPILEESKANNALIVATLVADEVRISLMEQAANMGLEAVDLLGPLQISLSSWSGMNPLQMPGLLRRMDDKYFQRVKAIEFSIKCDDGKSQNLLPTADLVILGVSRSGKTPLSMFLANKGYKVANLPLVPEVAPQDHLWKVDSGRCVGLLISPEKLMRIRKDRLKIMGLDPDTSVYAQEKRVLFELNYAKEIMVKVSCKAYDTTDRSIEEISQNILDDMKIGKRL, from the coding sequence ATGGGGAGGCCCATAGCACTCATATCCGATTCAACTGGAGAGACAGCGGAGTACCTGGTTCAGGCTGTACTCACCCAATTCCAAGGACTTGACGTCTCTTTTTTAAGGTTCCGATTCGTGGACTCGGTGGAGAAAATAGGACCTATACTCGAGGAATCCAAGGCCAATAATGCCTTGATAGTGGCGACTTTAGTGGCAGATGAGGTCAGAATTTCCCTCATGGAACAGGCCGCCAATATGGGCCTTGAGGCGGTAGATCTCCTAGGGCCTCTTCAGATCTCTCTCTCCAGTTGGAGTGGCATGAACCCCTTGCAGATGCCCGGACTTCTTCGGAGAATGGACGATAAATATTTTCAAAGGGTAAAAGCTATCGAGTTCTCCATCAAGTGCGATGACGGAAAGAGTCAGAACCTTCTTCCGACGGCGGATCTGGTGATACTGGGAGTGTCTCGATCGGGAAAGACCCCTCTGTCCATGTTTTTGGCCAATAAAGGGTATAAAGTGGCCAACCTCCCTCTGGTGCCCGAGGTCGCACCTCAGGACCATCTATGGAAGGTCGATTCTGGCAGGTGTGTAGGTTTGCTCATAAGCCCGGAAAAACTTATGAGAATAAGAAAGGACAGGCTGAAGATTATGGGCCTTGACCCGGATACCTCCGTCTACGCCCAGGAGAAAAGGGTTCTCTTTGAACTCAACTACGCCAAAGAGATAATGGTTAAGGTCAGTTGCAAAGCCTACGATACCACCGATAGGTCTATTGAAGAGATATCCCAAAACATACTGGATGATATGAAAATAGGCAAAAGACTG
- the glyS gene encoding glycine--tRNA ligase subunit beta, which translates to MDTNNLVLEIGTEEIPSRFMTKALEDLVLAGEAEFKESRIDHGAIKTYGTPRRLVLSVKGLSDRQSDLMESFKGPAWSNAFDGSGNPTRAAQGFAKSKGIEVNDLEKRDVDGVPYVFAVVSEKGAPSSELLPDIMCRIISRLSFPKSMYWKKSTVRFARPIRWILCLLGSKVVPFELNGIPSGNTTRGHRFMGASSIVVDKESSYMERLYDNYVIVDQEKRKEKMLSSITVLEKEIGGSIDRDPDLIEENLFLVEYPLPFYGSFDKKYLELPEEVLVTTMKHHQKYFPVRDRSGKLMPYFVGVSNNRAISMDIIREGNQRVLRARLEDASFFWKEDRKVSLAERVDGLKKVVYQEKLGSVYEKVTKVTELSRFICDSLGDSGIIGLVDRAASIAKSDLLTNMVGEFPELQGVMGREYALKDGEDSRVALAMYEQYLPRFAGDSLPSDVIGAYIGLGERIFNLVGAYKTGFRPSGSQDPYGLRRAVRCINEIIWGMDLNLDLDETIDKAGKIVDLDADGMAELIAFGRQRTLIQLKEKGFSHELSELSVAVAGEKPLQALRYLKALDSVRGEEWFSNLITSAVRVGNILSKNGDDRAPSVDSSLLCLEQEKELFNQMELRSPKVASTIENNDWDGLMEVLYGLSPAVSDFFEGVMVMDKDDKVRGNRLALLAECDSLFKKIGDISRLKG; encoded by the coding sequence ATGGACACGAATAACCTTGTACTGGAGATAGGGACGGAGGAGATCCCCTCCCGCTTTATGACCAAAGCCCTGGAGGACCTCGTCCTCGCCGGTGAGGCGGAGTTTAAAGAGAGCAGAATAGATCACGGTGCCATAAAGACCTATGGAACTCCTAGAAGACTGGTTTTATCCGTAAAAGGCCTATCCGACAGGCAGAGCGATCTTATGGAATCCTTTAAGGGTCCGGCTTGGTCCAACGCCTTTGACGGAAGCGGTAATCCGACCAGAGCAGCTCAGGGATTCGCAAAAAGCAAAGGTATAGAGGTAAACGACCTTGAGAAGAGAGACGTCGATGGAGTTCCCTACGTCTTCGCCGTGGTCAGCGAAAAAGGTGCTCCTTCCTCGGAGCTCTTACCGGATATTATGTGCAGGATAATCAGCAGGCTTTCATTTCCGAAAAGCATGTACTGGAAGAAAAGTACCGTCAGGTTTGCGAGGCCCATCAGGTGGATACTCTGTCTCCTAGGTTCAAAGGTAGTCCCCTTCGAGCTAAACGGCATACCCAGCGGGAACACCACCAGAGGGCACCGTTTTATGGGAGCCTCTTCTATCGTCGTCGACAAAGAGTCGTCCTACATGGAGAGGCTCTACGATAATTACGTCATAGTCGATCAGGAAAAAAGAAAGGAGAAAATGCTTTCCTCTATAACCGTTTTGGAAAAAGAGATCGGAGGATCTATAGACAGGGATCCAGATCTGATAGAGGAAAACCTTTTCCTGGTGGAATATCCTCTGCCTTTCTACGGTAGCTTCGACAAAAAATACCTAGAGCTACCGGAAGAGGTGCTGGTTACCACGATGAAGCACCATCAGAAATACTTCCCCGTCAGAGATAGGTCGGGAAAACTGATGCCCTACTTCGTCGGGGTGAGCAACAACAGGGCCATCTCTATGGACATAATAAGAGAGGGAAACCAGAGGGTACTTAGGGCAAGGCTGGAGGACGCCTCTTTCTTCTGGAAAGAGGATAGAAAGGTATCTCTGGCCGAAAGGGTCGATGGCCTTAAAAAAGTGGTCTACCAGGAAAAACTTGGGTCGGTATACGAAAAAGTGACAAAAGTAACCGAGCTTTCGAGGTTTATATGCGACAGCTTAGGAGACTCTGGGATAATTGGTTTAGTCGACAGAGCCGCCTCTATCGCCAAATCGGACCTTCTCACCAATATGGTAGGGGAATTCCCCGAGCTTCAGGGCGTGATGGGGAGGGAATACGCTCTCAAAGACGGCGAGGACAGCAGGGTAGCCCTGGCTATGTACGAGCAGTACCTTCCGAGATTCGCAGGAGATTCCCTTCCATCCGACGTTATAGGTGCCTACATAGGCCTAGGGGAAAGGATCTTCAACCTGGTAGGGGCCTATAAAACCGGTTTTCGTCCATCGGGATCCCAGGATCCCTACGGTCTGAGGCGAGCGGTGAGATGCATAAACGAGATAATATGGGGCATGGACCTGAACCTAGACCTTGATGAGACGATCGATAAAGCAGGAAAGATCGTCGACCTTGATGCCGACGGCATGGCCGAACTGATCGCCTTTGGAAGACAGAGAACCCTTATTCAGCTGAAGGAAAAGGGATTCTCCCACGAGTTGAGCGAATTATCGGTGGCTGTTGCAGGTGAAAAGCCCCTTCAGGCTTTGAGGTATCTCAAGGCACTGGACTCGGTAAGAGGAGAGGAGTGGTTCTCCAACCTCATAACCTCCGCTGTAAGGGTCGGTAATATCCTATCTAAAAACGGCGACGACAGGGCACCCTCGGTGGACAGCTCCCTTTTATGCCTCGAACAGGAGAAGGAACTTTTTAACCAGATGGAGCTGAGATCTCCAAAAGTGGCCTCTACCATAGAGAACAACGATTGGGACGGCCTTATGGAGGTCCTTTATGGCTTGTCTCCTGCGGTTTCCGATTTCTTCGAGGGAGTTATGGTAATGGATAAAGACGATAAGGTCAGGGGAAATCGACTCGCACTGCTTGCGGAGTGCGATTCCCTTTTTAAAAAGATCGGCGATATCAGTCGACTAAAAGGATGA
- a CDS encoding glycine--tRNA ligase subunit alpha: MNLQEIIFRLERFWSDRGCVIQQPYDTEVGAGTMNPATSLRVIGPEPWKVAYVEPSRRPADGRYGENPNRLQHYYQYQVILKPAPDDVQELYLDSLAALGIDSSEHDIRFVEDDWESPTVGAWGLGWEVWLDGMEITQFTYFQQVGGVDMALVPAELTYGIERIAMFVQKVDNVYDLQWNDTLTYGDVHHKGEVENSTYNFEVSNPDMLFKLFDMYEAESRQIAEKGLVLPAWDYALKCSHTFNLLDARNAISVTQRTGYIGRIRALASMCCEKYGAQRKEMGYPMKKKLV; encoded by the coding sequence TTGAACCTTCAGGAGATTATCTTTCGGCTCGAACGTTTTTGGTCCGACCGTGGATGTGTGATACAGCAGCCCTACGATACAGAGGTAGGAGCGGGAACGATGAACCCTGCGACATCTCTAAGGGTAATCGGACCAGAGCCCTGGAAGGTCGCCTACGTGGAGCCGTCCAGAAGGCCAGCCGACGGTAGATACGGGGAGAATCCCAACAGGCTTCAGCATTACTATCAATATCAGGTAATACTCAAGCCAGCTCCTGACGACGTTCAGGAGCTATACCTGGACAGTCTCGCCGCTTTGGGGATCGATTCGTCGGAGCACGATATACGATTCGTCGAGGACGACTGGGAGTCTCCTACCGTAGGAGCCTGGGGGCTAGGTTGGGAAGTGTGGCTAGATGGAATGGAGATAACCCAGTTTACCTACTTCCAGCAGGTTGGGGGAGTGGATATGGCCTTGGTTCCCGCTGAGCTTACCTACGGTATCGAGAGAATAGCCATGTTCGTCCAGAAAGTGGATAACGTATATGACCTCCAATGGAACGATACCCTTACCTACGGCGATGTCCATCATAAAGGGGAGGTAGAGAACTCCACCTACAACTTCGAGGTTTCCAACCCCGATATGCTTTTTAAGCTTTTCGATATGTACGAAGCCGAATCCCGTCAGATAGCGGAAAAAGGGCTGGTCCTTCCCGCCTGGGATTATGCTCTTAAATGTTCTCATACATTTAACCTTCTGGACGCCAGAAACGCCATAAGCGTCACCCAGAGGACCGGCTATATCGGCAGGATAAGGGCTTTAGCCAGTATGTGTTGCGAAAAATACGGTGCTCAGAGAAAAGAAATGGGCTATCCGATGAAGAAAAAGCTCGTCTAG